TCAAGTCCTGAACCTGGTAAAGTTCTACATAAACAACTTACAGCACATTTTCTTAACATGAATACTGGCTTTTCTCTCCAAATAGGTGTGTTCTTAAAATACTCACTAAGTAAAACAGAAAAACTATAACGAATACCATCATCTGATTTGAAAAAAGCTGTACACTGCCAATCTTCTTGTATCGCCTTATTACCTTTAGAATCAATCTTAAGAGATTTAACCAATTTCTCTTCAAAGTCAAGATCATACTTGTTATATCCAGCTTCATATGCACGTATAAGCAATGTTTGATATGCTACTACAACTGTATAACGTCCATTGAATGGTATTACGTATGCTTCCTTCTTAAATGGATTTAATTTGTTTACTTGTAATAAAGTTAAAATTTCTCGTTCTGAATAAGCATCTATCTTTTTAAGATTATGCATAATCTTGTATGTTTCCCATACTTCTGCAATATTACTTGAATTCATTTTATCTATTATTACATCTACTGTATTTGGTGATTGATTTTTTAATATATCATTTTTACTCATATTTAATCTCCTATTAAGCATCATAAATGTAATATTACACTAAATAACATTTTTTGTCAATAATAATAACAAAAAAAACAATTCAAATATAATAAAAACATTAACTCTTCACTAGGCATTCTTCTAAAAGAATAACTAATGAAGAGTTAAAATCTACAATGGTGAAAAACTTAATAGGATGTGTAAATAATAAACACAAACCACATGTATATATATACATTCACATGTATACACCAAATACAAAATAAAATCAACTATCCTTAAAATATAACAAACATTTATGTCATTAAATACTTATATTATCTCTTAAATTGATTTAAAAGCTCCTCAAGTAAATCTTTTCTATTAATGAAAAGTTCATCTAATACAAAACTTGTAAACTTAGCATTTTTTTTGTAAAAATCATAACTACCTTGATTTTTAAGTTGAAATCTAAGTGGCTTGATCAAATTTTCTTTTGAACGCTTTTTATCTACATCTATTTTTCTAATTTTTCTATAAGCTGCTGCAAATCCAATTTGTTTAATCTCTTCTATATTTAAATCACCTGTCAATACTCTTTTATAAAGTCTTAAATACAAAAATGCTTGACTTCTTGCTATAACAAATGTTTCCAAAAAATCTACAAATCTTTTGTAACCATCAAATCGATAAAGTTTTTTAGATCTTATCTTATACAAAATTTCCATTATCTCAATTTTAT
Above is a window of Borrelia hispanica CRI DNA encoding:
- a CDS encoding chromosome replication/partitioning protein — protein: MSKSNKKEMVLNDRMDGIDQFSLNNDGDESEYESCKNRLRRIAVNEISNKIEIMEILYKIRSKKLYRFDGYKRFVDFLETFVIARSQAFLYLRLYKRVLTGDLNIEEIKQIGFAAAYRKIRKIDVDKKRSKENLIKPLRFQLKNQGSYDFYKKNAKFTSFVLDELFINRKDLLEELLNQFKR
- a CDS encoding recombinase RecT produces the protein MSKNDILKNQSPNTVDVIIDKMNSSNIAEVWETYKIMHNLKKIDAYSEREILTLLQVNKLNPFKKEAYVIPFNGRYTVVVAYQTLLIRAYEAGYNKYDLDFEEKLVKSLKIDSKGNKAIQEDWQCTAFFKSDDGIRYSFSVLLSEYFKNTPIWREKPVFMLRKCAVSCLCRTLPGSGL